The proteins below come from a single Pirellulales bacterium genomic window:
- a CDS encoding BlaI/MecI/CopY family transcriptional regulator, with translation MAPPPDAALTAVQFEIMQAVWSAPEGATVAEIWEAITRQREVARTTVLNLVGRLEKRGWLKRRKCEGVYRYVATVERAAATTLLTERFVDDFFGGSAAELVLNLLGSQQIKPAEIDHLRRLLTDADRSKKPQGRN, from the coding sequence ATGGCGCCACCGCCGGACGCCGCGCTGACCGCGGTGCAGTTCGAAATCATGCAGGCCGTCTGGTCGGCGCCCGAGGGGGCCACCGTGGCCGAAATCTGGGAAGCGATTACCCGCCAACGGGAAGTGGCCCGGACCACGGTGCTCAACCTCGTCGGGCGGTTGGAGAAACGCGGCTGGCTGAAGCGCCGCAAATGCGAAGGCGTCTACCGCTACGTGGCTACGGTCGAACGCGCGGCGGCGACCACGCTGTTGACCGAGCGATTTGTCGACGACTTCTTCGGCGGCTCGGCGGCGGAACTCGTCTTGAACCTGTTGGGTTCGCAGCAGATCAAACCGGCCGAAATCGACCATTTGCGCCGGTTATTGACGGACGCCGACCGGAGCAAGAAACCCCAGGGGAGGAACTGA